The Rhinoraja longicauda isolate Sanriku21f unplaced genomic scaffold, sRhiLon1.1 Scf000145, whole genome shotgun sequence genome includes a region encoding these proteins:
- the LOC144590126 gene encoding putative methyltransferase-like protein 25 — MSLSADVGLDLVKSKIKRLTDFLDFYLKIANVHTVDFYTKDVWNGLVAVPPETVISGVLYPREESTREGKGGSVWDQSQKLNNVAAYMGITRDHSLPNLGVCTPLDDLRQELWRDKQKEMFLKTSTFMNTKKSHEVEVMSEIVACFAKYCNIQQIQQVDKQKKVIDVGSGKGYLSSYLSMQYGLSVYGIDSSTTNTIGANERNRKLERYWKVYQRRTKPLTQSSEPEHPKEEQMHNVENVSEIKEQTGLVGEQEKRTETQRRHGQSLIQIPISTTFVDSEIYNKNNAETSAETFRSDEYYGSENAFLEFLSTDAVEVTSQERQNKFLDDKEKERRKNAGLEAKAKRIKEANLYSPITLHVTSTTELHDIVSYGKDSMVVGLHTCGDLASSTLHIFITKPEIKAVCSVGCCYHLLSEEFELLDNTE; from the exons ATGTCGCTCTCCGCTGACGTGGGCTTGGACTTGGTGAAGAGCAAAATCAAACGTCTCACCGACTTCCTGGACTTTTACCTCAAAATAGCGAACGTGCACACTGTTGATTTTTACACCAAAGACGTTTGGAATGGGCTTGTGGCTGTGCCACCTGAAACCGTCATCTCGGGTGTCCTCTACCCGCGGGAAGAAAGTACAAGGG AAGGAAAAGGTGGCTCAGTATGGGATCAATCCCAGAAGCTTAACAATGTGGCCGCTTACATGGGAATTACTCGGGATCACTCGTTACCAAACCTTGGAGTTTGCACACCATTGGATGACCTGCGGCAGGAATTGTGGAGGGATAAACAAAAAG AAATGTTTCTGAAAACCAGCACATTTATGAATACAAAGAAGTCCCATGAGGTTGAAGTGATGTCTGAAATTGTTGCATGTTTTGCCAAATATTGCAATATCCAACAG ATTCAGCAAGTGGATAAGCAAAAAAAG GTGATTGATGTAGGATCAGGAAAGGGATATCTGAGTTCTTACTTGTCCATGCAATACGGGCTCAGTGTATATGGCATTGATTCATCCACCACCAACACAATTGGGGCAAATGAGAGGAACAGAAAATTAGAAAGATACTGGAAAGTTTATCAGCGCCGAACAAAGCCTCTGACACAAAGTTCTGAACCGGAACATCCAAAAGAAGAGCAAATGCACAATGTGGAAAATGTTAGTGAAATCAAGGAACAGACTGGCCTTGTTGGGGAACAGGAGAAAAGAACTGAAACCCAGAGGAGGCATGGGCAATCACTTATACAGATCCCTATTTCTACTACTTTTGTAGACTCAGAAATATATAACAAAAACAATGCCGAAACATCTGCTGAGACTTTCAGATCAGACGAATATTACGGCTCTGAGAATGCGTTTCTGGAATTTCTTTCAACTGATGCTGTGGAAGTAACTTCACAAGAAAGGCAAAATAAATTTCTGGATGATAAAGAAAAAGAGAGACGGAAAAATGCAGGCTTGGAGGCCAAAGCAAAACGAATAAAAGAGGCCAATCTGTATTCTCCAATAACACTGCATGTTACTTCCACGACAGAACTCCATGACATCGTTTCCTATGGAAAG GATTCTATGGTGGTGGGTCTGCACACCTGTGGTGACCTAGCCTCAAGTACTTTGCACATCTTCATTACTAAACCAGAGATCAAAGCTGTTTGTAGTGTGGGCTGCTGCTACCATCTGCTGTCGGAAGAGTTTGAATTATTGGATAACACGGAAG